The window GACGCCCCAGCGCCCCGTATGAGTTGCAGATGATCGGCGAGATCCGACTCGGTCTTGCGAGTCTCGCTCATCGACGCGGTCGAACCACCCTCCGGGTTCATGCCGAATGCCGACGCAATCGCCTCCACAATGGTGGACTTGCCTGCGCCGTTCTCGCCGACCAGCACCGTGACCGGCGCCAGGTCGAAGCCCTCGTCCAAAATCTGCCGCACGGGAGCGAGTGTTGCCGGCCACGACGAACGGCGCATCGGCGCGAGGGGATGCTCCTCGATGCGACGCAACGGGGCACTATCGAAAATACGATCCACGCCAGTCGCTCAGTGCTCGTGAGGCGCAGCGGCTTTAAAGGCGAGCCGCCCATGCATGAAGGGCGCTCCCGTTCCGATCGCAGCGGCCACCCACACGGATTCTGCGACCTCGGCCTCCGTTGCCCCTGCCGTCACAGCGCTCTTGGTGTGCACCTCAATGCAATAGGAGCACTGCATCGAAACGGCCACGGCAACCGCCATGAGCTCACGGTATTTCTTGGGGATCTCCCGTCCCTCATCCGCGAACACCGCCCCGTTGAACTCCCCATAGGCCTTGAGCAGGTCCGGGCTCGCCGTCTTGTAGTTGCGCATGTACTCGCGGTCATCCGTGCTCATGGCTGCCTCTACTGCTCTGTCTCCGGGCGGCTGAGCAGTTCCTGCGCCCGGAGGGCCACAGCCGGCTGGACGACGATCTGATAGTTGGATGCGATGACCTGGTGGGTCGAGGTGAAGTCGCGGCGACTGCGGTTGAGCGAATACGACACGATGCCGAAGATCATGCCGAAACCAGCGCCGATGAGCAAGGCCGCGCCAACAAATGCAATCGCGGCGGGGTTGTCAGAAAACATGAACAGCAGCAGCCCGAAAAAGAGACCAAACCAAGCTCCGCTTGCGGCACCGGCTCCCGCCGCACGACCGTAGGTGAGTTTTCCCGTGACCCGCTCGACCGTCTTGAGGTCGTTGCCGACGATGGCCAGCTGATTCACAGGGAACTCTCGCTTAGCCAGTCGGTCGACTACCGCCTGTGCTTCGGGGTACGTGTCGTAGGTGCCGAGAATGTCTCCGTGAGGAATTGTCGGCACGGGTCGCGCGCGGCGCGAATAGGAGCTGGGGTTGGTCACCGGCTCATTCTTTCACCAGAAGGCTAGGGTTGTACCGTGAGCCCCACCAGAGTCTTTGTCGCGCGCCTAGCAGGGTGCTCTGTTTTCGACCCCGCTGGCGACAAGGTCGGCAGGGTGCGCGACGTTCTCGTTGTGTACCGCAGCACGCAGTCGCCCCGCGTCGTGGGATTCATCGTTGAGGTTCCCGGGCGCCGGCGCGTGTTCCTGTCCATTGGCAGAATCACCAGCATCGGATCAGGCCAGATCATCACGACCGGCCTCATCAACTTGAGGCGCTTTGAGCAGCGCGGCGGCGAAGTGCGCGTCATCGCCGAGATGCTCGGACGCAAGGTCACCCTCGCCGACGGCAGCAGCACCGCCATCATCGAAGACGTTGCCATCGAGGAGACGGGGCCCGGCGAGTGGGCCGTCAGCGAGCTGTTCTTGCGGCGCCCCAAGACGAGCGCATCTCCCTTCGCCAAGGGTCAGACGACGTTTGCCAAGTGGAACGATGTGCGCGAGAACGTCACGGCAGGCGAAGCACAGTCGGCCAGTCACCTGCTCGCAACCTACGAAGACCTGCTGCCTGCTGACCTTGCCAATGCCCTGCTCGACCTGCCGGAACAGCGCATGCTCGAGGTCGCCGAAGAACTGAGCGACGAACGGCTCGCCGACGTGCTGGAAGAAATGCCCGAGAGCGAGCAGGTCGGCATTCTCAACAAGCTTGACGATGACCGTGCCGCTACGGTTCTCGACCAGATGCAGCCGGATGATGCGGCCGACCTCATCGCTCAGCTCGATGAGGAGCGCGGCGAGGCCCTGCTTGACCTCATGCAGCCAGAAGAGGCAGAAGACGTGCGAATGCTTCTGCTCTTCGCGCCAGACACCGCGGGTGGCCTCATGACCACGGAGCCGATCATCGTGTCCTCCGACGCAACGGTCGCCGAGGGCCTTGCCCTCATCCGCCGCCACGAACTCGCACCCGCGCTGGGCGCGGCCATCTGCGTGACCCTGCCGCCCTACGAATCTCCGACCGGTCGATTTCTCGGCATGGTGCACTTTCAGCGCATGCTGCGCTACCCGCCAGGCGAGCGTCTCGGTACCCTGCTCGACCAGCAGCTGGAGCCGGTCAATGCCTCGGCATCGGCGGCGGAGGTCGCGCGGATCCTCGCCACCTACGACCTTGTTTCCGTTCCCGTTGTCGACGACAACCATCGCCTTGTAGGGGTGGTGACCATTGACGATGTTCTCGACTACCTGCTGCCAGACGACTGGCGAAGTCACGACGACGAACCGACACCTGCGCCGTTCGTAGCGGTAGAGACACGACCCCAGCCCATAATTCAGTCCGGAAGGAGGCCCGCCAATGGCTCGTCGCACTGAGGCAGACCTCGAATCCCCCAAAGGGCTAAGGCAAAAGTTCGTTCCCCGCTTCGGCAGAGGTCAGGGCCGAGACCGCATGGGTCGCTTCTCTGAGTCGTTCGCTCGAGCGATGGGCACACCCGCCTTCCTCGTGGGTATGACCGTGTTCTGCCTCGTCTGGATCGGCTACAACACGTGGGCACCCATAGAGCTGCAGTTCGACCCCCGCGCCCTCAACTACACACTGCTGACCCTCATCCTCTCGTTGCAGGCCAGCTATGCCGCTCCCATGATCCTGCTCGCCCAGAACCGTCAAGACGACCGAGACCGCGTGCAGATCGAGCAGGACCGCCAGCGGGCCGAACGCAACCTCAACGACACCGAATACCTCGCCCGCGAGGTTGTCGCACTTCGCCTCGCGATGAAGGACGTCGCCACCAAGGACTTCATCCGGGCAGAGCTGCGCTCGCTTCTTGAAGAACTGGACAGGGAGAAGGACTCCCCCGGGTCATCGCATGACGAGCGCTGACAAGATTCGCGCCGCGCTCGCCCACGTCACCGACCCTGAGATTCGTCGCCCCATTACCGAGCTGGACATGGTCGGCGATATCTCCGTCGACGGCGGCGTCGCCTCTGTCGTGATCAAACTTACGATCGTGGGATGCCCGGCCGCCGACCGCATCGAGCGCGATGTGCGCACGGCGGTCGAGGCTGTCGAAGGCGTCTCACAGGCGGAAATCGCCCTCACGGTCATGACTCCGGATGAGCGCCGCTCGCTTACATCGAGGCTCCAGGGTGGGCGGCGAGCAATGCCCTTCACCCCGGAGAGCCTCACGAGGGTGATCGCCGTGACCAGCGGCAAGGGCGGGGTAGGCAAGTCCACGCTCACCGCAAACCTTGCGGTCGCCATGACGCAGCTCGGGCTCAAGGTCGGGCTCATCGATGCCGATGTATTCGGATTCTCGATTCCCGGCCTTCTCGGAATCCCTACGGCCAAGCCCACACGGGTGGGCGATATGATCCTGCCGCCCATTGCCTACGGTGTGAAGACCATCTCCATCGGCATGTTTGTGGAGGGCTCCACCGCTGTTTCGTGGCGCGGCCCCATGCTCCACCGCACAATCGAGCAGTTTCTCACCGACGTCTATTTTGGCGACCTCGATGTCCTGCTGCTTGACCTGCCGCCCGGCACAGGAGACGTCGCCATCACGATCGGGCAGTTGCTGCCCCATGCTGAGGTTCTTGTCGTCACAACCCCCCAATCCGCCGCGGCTGAGGTCGCTGAGCGCAGCGGCCTCGTGGCCCGTCAGACTGGCCAGACCGTAATCGGCGTGATCGAGAACATGGCTGGCCTCGTTGCTCCCGACGGGAGCATCCTCGACATTTTCGGCTCAGGCGGCGGGGCAGAAGTCGCCAGCAGGCTCGACGTTCCCCTGCTCGCCTCCGTGCCGCTGAGCATCGCTGTGCGGCAGGGCGGCGATGCCGGCGCCCCCGTCGTCGTTGCCGACCCGATGGATGCCGCGGCGGCCGCCATCCTGGGCGTGGCTTCTGCGATCTCCCAGCGTGGGCGCGGACTCGCCGGCCGAAGTCTCGGCGTCAGCCCCGCCTAAAGCGAGCGTCTCCGAACGATCTCGGTGATCCAGATCGGGGCAAACGGCGACGTGCAGTTGGGCGGAGTGGGGTAGTCCTTGAGCACCTCAAGTCGCTCACCGATACTCATGGCGCGTGACCGCAGCTCAGGGTGGTTGATGCCGATCGTCGCGAGGCACTCATTCATCGCCCACTGCAGCCGATCTGGGGAATCCTTCATCTCTGCTTCTATCGTGTCGAGCAGCCCGGGCAGATCAAGACCGTCCGGCGATGTGGCGACGCGATCGCTCGTGAGCGCCCATCCCGCACTGGCGACAACCGCGTCCTCATCCACAAACCATGTCGTGCGAAGCTCCTCCACGGAGGGGCTCTTCTTGACGATGTAGTTCACGAGCCAGTCGTGCACCTTGGGCACTCTCGCCTCGCGCAGCATCCCGTCGAGTTCTGCCTCGCTGTAGTGCTTCGGCCTGCTGATCAGGATGGCCACCAGCCGAGCGGCTGTGTCGCCGGTCGCCCACAGTTCCCTCGCCAGATCTGGCTGAATCTTGAGTTTTTTGGCGACTTCTCTGAGCTTGGTGAGGTTGACGCCATGATCATCGCCGTGGCGCTCATTGACCGCCCGAATCTTGGAATCCTCCAGGGCAGCAAGGTCAGCGAGTACCTCGTTCACTGTGGCGCTCGATGCGTTCGCTGTGGCCACTTTTTACCCTCCAACTCGCGGGATGACAACATAGTCAGCATAGGCCGGGTCGCCAGCGAGAGAGCCGCCCGATTCCGCCAAGAATTCGAAGGGATCACTCGATCGGCGGCCCTAGGATGAGCCCATGCCAGGAGCTCTCATCACAGCCGAGGTCGCACGAGACCTAACCCGCGACATCCGCTCCACCCGCGGGCAGACCGTCGACGTTATCGCGCCGTTCACCGGCCAGGTGCTGCACTCGTTGCCACTGAGTTCTGTGCCGGATGTGGTGGAGGCCGCGTCCTCGGCCCGGCTTGCGCAGATCGCCTGGCAGCGTGCGGGCTTCGCTCACCGCCGCAGGGTGCTCATCAAGGCCCACGACCTGCTGCTGGAGCGCCGGCAGATGCTGCTCGATGCTGTGCAGTCCGAAACGGGCAAGACCAGAGGGCAAGCGTTCGAGGAGGTGTTCCAGGCGGCCAACGTGACGCGCTACTACGCGCTGGGGGCCGCGTCGATTCTCCGTCCTGGTGCCCGCAGGTCGGGCATTCCGGTTGTGCTTACCACGAAGGTCGACTACCGACCCAAGGGCGTTATCGGAGTAATCACCCCCTGGAACTTTCCCCTCAGCCTCTCAATCATGGATGTCATCCCTGCGCTTGCTGCCGGCAACGGCGTCGTGCAGAAGGCCGACAACCAGGGGGCGCTGAGCGTGCTCGCGTCGCGCCGAGCCTTCATCGACGCAGGAGTGCCAGAGGAGCTCTGGCAGGTCGTCACGGGGCCCGGCTCCGAAATCGGCACCGCCGTGACCGACGTCGCCGACTATGTGTGCTTCACCGGCTCGACCGCCACCGGCCGCACGGTTGCCATGCGAGCAGCAGAGCGGCTTGTGGGGGCGTCCCTCGAACTCGGGGGCAAGAACCCGCTCATCGTTCTCGACGATGTCGACCCCGAGAAGGCCGCGGCCGACGCCGTCTACGCCTGTTTCGCGTCGATGGGCCAGCTGTGTGTCTCGATCGAACGCATCATCGTGCAGCGCGGTGTCGCCGACGACTTCATCGCAGCGTTCGTACGCAGGGTCTCGGCACTCTCGATTGGCCCGGCATTCGACTACACGACCGATGCCGGATCACTCACGCTGCCATCGCAGCTCGAAACGACGCAACGGCACATCGCCGATGCCGTCGCCAAGGGAGCGACGGTACTCACCGGCGGCGCAGCCCTCCCCCATATCGGCCCTCTCTTCTTCGAGCCGACAGTGCTCGCCGACGTCACTCCAGAAATGGAGTGTTTCGCCACGGAAACCTTTGGCCCGGTCGTATCGGTCAGCATCGTCGACACCGATGAGGAGGCCATCGTTGCCGCCAACGACTCGGAATACGGACTCAATTCGGCAATTTTTGCTCGGTCGTTGACTCGTGCTCGCCGCATCGCCAGCGCCCTGGACAGCGGCAGCGTGAATATTAACGAGGGATACCGCGCCGCATTCTCTGCCGTCGACGCCCCCATGGGCGGCGCCAAGCAGTCAGGGCTCGGCCGACGCAATGGTCCAGAAGGCCTTCTGAGATTCGTAGAATCGCGCACCGTGGCGCGCAACACGGGAATCATGGCCCTCCCCCGCACGGGAGCGGAGTTCGCGCCTCTGGCGGGCGTCATGACCGCCCTACTCGTGACGCTGCGCACCATCCGCAGGCGCTAGCGGCGGCCTCCTAGGTCGCTTCTGAGTCGAAGGGCGCCGCGGCGCCTGCCTCTGCCAGTCCTAGGCGCTTCTGCGCTGCCGACTCCACCGGTCGAGAACGCGTCGGGGGCTTGACCGCAACCGGAGCCGCTGCTCCCTCGTCATCGAGCAACGCCTCGCGGATGATTCGGCGTGGGTCGTACTGGCGCGGGTCGAGCTTTTGCCAGTCAACGTCGTTGAACTCTGGGCCCATCTCGTCGCGCAGACGATCCTTGGCACCGCTGGCCATATTCTTGAGCGATTTAACCAGGCGAGCGAGTTGCGCAGCGTAGTGCGGCAGCTTTTCGGGGCCAAGCACGAAGACCGCGATGATCGCAATCAACAGCAGCTTCTCGAAAGTTAGGCCAGGCACTCGTTCAGAATAACGTGATCGCCTGGACTTGACCCGTATCCTTGGGTGAGCCCGTTTCGAGAGGGCAGGGAGCAAGCGTGTCAGAGAAAGATTCAAACTGGAGATTCGTCGACGAGGTCGTCGTCGAAAGCCCTGTCATTCAGCAGGCGCGGCAGCATTCCCTCGAGCTCGGAATTGAGCCGATCGCCCCATCGATCGGCGCTCAGATCGCGCTCATCGCGGCAGCGACCTCCGCAACGACCATGATCGAGATCGGCACGGGCGCTGGCGTCAGCGGTCTCTGGCTGATGCAGGGCGCCCCGGATGCGATCCTCACGTCGATCGACATCGAGCCAGATCATCAGCAGGTGGCCCGCAAGCACTTTGCCGACGCCGACATCCCCGCCAATCGCACCCGCCTCATCACGGGGCGTTCGAGAGATGTTCTGCCGCGCATGAACGAGCAGTCCTACGACATCGTTCTGATCGACGGCGATCCCAAGGCGGTCATCGAGAACGTCGAGCACGGGCTGCGCCTGGTTCGCCCCGGCGGCACTGTGCTGGTTCCTCACGCACTCTGGCACGATCGCGTCGCCGACCCCACCAAGCGAGACGACACGACGGCGAACTTCCGAGCCATCCTGAAGGAGACTTCGGAGTCCGCCGCCGTGCTGAGCGCTCTATCGCCTGCTGGCGACGGTTTGCTTCAGTTGACTCCGGTGCGGTCCTCTTAGACCTCACCAGAGGGTGTCAGTCGGGTCAGCTGACTGTGACGACTCCTGCGAGTGCGTCGTGGAGTTCCTTAGCCTCGGCGTCGTTCACCGACACAACGAGACGTCCTCCGCCTTCGAGGGGGACGCGCACGATGATGAGACGACCCTCCTTAACAGCCTCCATTGGTCCGTCTCCGGTCCTCGGTTTCATGGCCGCCATGAATAGTCCCCTTTCGTGGATGTCTTCCTATTATTCCGTAAGTGAGTCATATGCGGAAAACGAGCGATATCGTGGCGCGCCCAAGAAGGGGTCAGACGGCCCCGGCAAGCCAGCGACGAAGGCCGGTTTCGCAGCCCGTGATCTGCTCAAGAGCAACGCGCTCATCGTCGGCATGAGCCTTCAGAGGGTCGCCGGGCCCATAGTTGACAGCGGGGACTCCCAACGCTGAGAAGCGGGCAACATCGGTCCAGCCGTACTTGGGATGGGCGGATGCTCCCACCGCGGCGAGGAACTCCTGCGACAGCGGGGAGTCGAGCCCAGGGCGTGCCCCTTCGGCGCGGTCGACGACCGTGATGTCGAATCCCTCGAACACCTCGCGAAGGTGTTGCTCCGCCTCGTCGGCCGAGCGGCTGGGCGCAAAACGGTAGTTGATGTGAACCATGCACTCGTCGGGGATCACATTGCCGGCGATACCGCCGGAAATCCCCACGGCGTTGAGCCCCTCGCGGTAAACAAGACCCTCGACCTCGACCTCCCGCGGCACGTAGTCCACGAGACGATTGAGGATCGGGGTGGCGGCGTGAATCGCATTCTTGCCCACCCAGGCTCGCGCGGAGTGCGCGCGCAGACCAAAGGTGCGCACCTCGATGCGCATGTTGCCGTTGCACCCACCCTCAACCTCAGATCGGGTGGGCTCGCCCAGAATGGCGAAGTCGCCTTTCAGCAGCTCTGGATGGGTCAGAGCCAGCCTGCCCAGCCCGTTGAGGTCATCCGAAACCTCTTCGTGGTCGTACCAAATCCAGGTGATGTCAATGCTCGGGTTCGTGAGCTCAGCGGCGAGCTTGACCTGCACCGCAACCCCGGCCTTCATGTCAACGGTGCCCCTGCCCCACAGGTAGTCAACACCGTCGATCGTCTCGAAGCGAGTCGGCAGATTGTCGTTGATGGGAACCGTGTCGATATGACCCGCGATCACCACACGGCGATCACGACCGAGGTTGGTTCTCGCGACTACGGCGTCCCCGAGCCGCAACACCTCAAGGTGTTCCAAACCGGCGAGCGAGTGCTCGATCGCGTCGGCAATCGCCTTCTCGTTACCCGAGACAGACGGGATATCGCACAGCTGCCGAGTGATCTCGATCGAGCCTGCCGACAGATCCAAGAGAGGGGCCGTGCTAGCGGGGGAAGACATCTCCTCATCCTATTCGCCAGTAATCTTGAGGTATGACTTCTGCTGCCTGGGGCTACGGCCTCGCCACCATCTCCGGCGACGGAACGGTGCTCGACACTTGGTTCCCCTCCCCCTCGCTCGGCGCCCGACCGAGTTCAATCGACCCCCACATTGCACCGACTGAGTTCGAAGAGCTGCGTCGCGTCGATGAGCGCCGCAATGTGCGCGTCGAGTTCGTCACCGTCGAGATCGATCTCGACGCTGCGCCCGCCTCGACCCAGGACGCGTACCTGCGCCTGCACCTGCTCAGCCACCTCCTCGTCGCCCCCAACACGATCAACCTCGACGGCATCTTCGGCGTGCTGCCCGCCGTCGTGTGGACCAACGCTGGCCCCGTGCATCCGGATGACTTCGCTCGCCTGCGTCCGACGCTGCAGCGCCACGGGATCAGCGCTCACAGCGTCGACAAATTCCCCCGCCTCGTCGACTATGTCTCCCCCGCCGGCGTGCGCATCGCCGATGCCAACCGCGTCCGCCTTGGTGCCCACCTGGCACCCGGCACCACGGTCATGCACGAGGGCTTCGTGAACTTTAATGCGGGCACTCTCGGCTCGTCCATGGTCGAGGGCCGCATCTCTCAGGGTGTTGTCGTGGGAGACGGCTCCGACATCGGCGGCGGCGCATCCATCATGGGCACGCTCAGCGGCGGCGGCACAGAGCGCATCTCCGTAGGCCAGCGCGCCCTCTTGGGCGCCAACTCTGGCATCGGCATCTCGGTCGGCGACGACAGCGTGATCGAAGCCGGCCTCTACGTGACCGCGGGCACCAAGGTGCTGGTGCTCGATGGCAGCGAGGGCGGCACGACCATGAAGGCCGTAGAGCTCTCTGGCGTGCCCAACCTGCTCTTTCGTCGCAACTCGGCAACCGGTGCCGTTGAGGTCATCCCCCGCAGCGGGACCGGCATCGAACTCAACGCGGCTCTGCACGCCTAGAGGGTTCGGGATGCACGCCCGGTCTCGGGGGGCTCGACCGGGCGTGCTCTCCGCACTTCTGCGGAGCGCCACAGCGAAGGGGAACGCTGCGCACTGACTCGATCCGACTGACTACCCAGTTGCCGACCGCAGGCTTTTGCACCGCGCACGCGCGCGGCACGGCAATTCTGTCAGCGGGCCCAATAAAGGGAAACACGAACAGCTCGGATGTAACCCGGATTGGGGCGGACCTTTGGTTCCCCATCGCGCCACCCAGCATGACGAAGAAATGCCCCAGTTCGAGTGAACTGGGGCATTTCTGCTGCGGCTGAGCTAACTATCGCTCGGTCGGCCAATCACGCTGCGGCTCACCGATGTAGAGCTGCTGCGGGCGACCAATCTTGGTCTTGGGGTCAGAGTTTGACTCGCGCCACTGTGCGATCCATCCCGGCAACCGGCCAATGGCAAAGAGCACGGTGAACATGCGCGTCGGAAAGCCCATGGCCTTGTAGATGACACCCGTGTAGAAGTCCACGTTGGGGTAGAGCTTGCGCTCGATGAAGTAGTCATCGGCCAGGGCCACTGCCTCAAGCTCCATCGCAATGTCGAGCAGCTCGTCCTTGATGCCGAGCGCAGCGAGAACCTCGTGGGCGCTCTCCTTGACGAGACGGGCCCGCGGGTCGAAGTTCTTGTAGACGCGGTGCCCGAAACCCATAAGACGGATGCCGTCTTCTTTGTTCTTGACCCGCTGAACGAACTTCTCGACGCCCTCGCCAGACTCCTTGATCTGCTCGAGCATCGTGAGCACGGCCTCGTTGGCTCCACCGTGAAGCGGGCCGTAGAGAGCGTTAATGCCGGCGGAAACCGAGGCGAACAGGTTGGCTTCTGTAGATCCGACGAGGCGCACGGTCGACGTGGACGCGTTCTGCTCGTGGTCTTCGTGGAGGATCAGCAGACGCTCGAGTGCGGTCGCGAGAACCGGGTTGACCTCGTAGGGCTCCGCCATATTGCCGAAGTTCATCTTGAGGAAGTTCTCGACGAAGCTCAGGCTGTTGTCGGGATAGAGGAACGCCTGGCCGAGGCTCTTCTTGTGGGCATAAGCCGCGATCGTCGGCAGCTTGGCCAGAAGGCGAATCGTGGAGATCTCGACCTGCTCGGGGTCGTGAACATCCAAGGAGTCCTGGTAGTACGTCGAGAGAGCCGACACGGCGCTCGACAGCACCGACATCGGATGCGCGTTGTGCGGGAGAGCGTCGAAGAATCGCTTGAGGTCTTCGTGCAGCAGCGTGTGCCGCCGAATCTTCTCCTCGAACTCCTCGAGTTCTGAAGCGCTCGGAAGCTCTCCATAAATCAGGAGCCAGGCGGTCTCGAGGTACGTGGAATTCTTGGCGACATCCTCGATCGAGTACCCGCGGTAGCGCAAGATTCCCTGATCACCATCGATGTAGGTGATCTCGCTCTTCGTCGAAGCGGTGTTGACAAAACCCTGGTCGAGGGTTGTGTATCCCGTTTGTTTGGTGAGCGTTGAGATGTCGATGCTGTTAGCACCATCGACACTCGTGAGGATAGGGAATTCGGCAGTGCCTCCGGGGTAGTGGAGCGTGGCCTTGTCGGCGTCGTTGATGGCAGCGTCGTTCACACATACAGCCTAGAGGGGGTTTGTGGCTCCAGTCGCACCCACCAAAGGAAAATGCCTTTGCTTGGGCATCTTCTCTAAAATTCGGCCGTTTTTTATGCGGCGGGGCCCTGAGGCGGGAGCGCGGCGACGAGGGGGTGATCCTTGTGAATCACTCCGACCTTGGCAGCACCGCCGGGCGAGCCGAGGTCGTCGAAGAACTCCACATTGGCCTTGTAGTAGTCGGCCCACACCTCGGGGGTGTCGTCTTCGTAGTAGATCGCCTCAACGGG is drawn from Salinibacterium hongtaonis and contains these coding sequences:
- a CDS encoding citrate synthase, whose amino-acid sequence is MNDAAINDADKATLHYPGGTAEFPILTSVDGANSIDISTLTKQTGYTTLDQGFVNTASTKSEITYIDGDQGILRYRGYSIEDVAKNSTYLETAWLLIYGELPSASELEEFEEKIRRHTLLHEDLKRFFDALPHNAHPMSVLSSAVSALSTYYQDSLDVHDPEQVEISTIRLLAKLPTIAAYAHKKSLGQAFLYPDNSLSFVENFLKMNFGNMAEPYEVNPVLATALERLLILHEDHEQNASTSTVRLVGSTEANLFASVSAGINALYGPLHGGANEAVLTMLEQIKESGEGVEKFVQRVKNKEDGIRLMGFGHRVYKNFDPRARLVKESAHEVLAALGIKDELLDIAMELEAVALADDYFIERKLYPNVDFYTGVIYKAMGFPTRMFTVLFAIGRLPGWIAQWRESNSDPKTKIGRPQQLYIGEPQRDWPTER
- the fdxA gene encoding ferredoxin, whose amino-acid sequence is MTYVIALPCVDVKDRACVDECPVDCIYEGDRMLYIHPDECVDCGACEPVCPVEAIYYEDDTPEVWADYYKANVEFFDDLGSPGGAAKVGVIHKDHPLVAALPPQGPAA